Part of the Mya arenaria isolate MELC-2E11 chromosome 8, ASM2691426v1 genome, TGATACAGAATTTTATGGAGACTTTAAAGATGAAACAAAATGCTTGTAATGTCTTTGCTAATGAAAGAACAAAGTGATGCATTAGTTGTTcctgttaaaaacaaacaaggatAAGACATTTTTGAGgttgtttgttttaaccatAATATGAAAAGACATTCATAGATATTAAATATGGTCATAAATATGATCAAAGCGATAGTGATAACTGCTGTTGCACTGCAGAGATggcacataaaaaagattttataaattgaaaatggtgatggttttaaaataataaacttaaataatatgtatataaggACAGAAAATATTGGCCTTAAGTTTAAGAACCAGCTATGTTGCCCCAGTCActtcagagttatggcccttgaatttcttcttttataaaaacttaaaataaccaaaaaaaacattcggaatTTTGACTGGTGTGTAATGTGACAGTTAGCCACTTTTGCTATGCTCATATTAACATTATACtgattaaaagacaaaaattgacaatattttttgtgGCCAAAATATTACAGAGGTCGAGAAACACTGTGTATGTGAAGCTACCATTACAAGTAAGAGTTGAAGTTGGCCTAATAAaagtaattttcaatttgtacaaGATTGTATACATTTGGACTTCTTATCGTGTGCTAATATGTCAATAGGTACTTATTTACTGCACAAGTTGAATAATTCAAGGGACTTAGATTACAGCTGACAATtgaagccaatgaaattgcctATAAGCCTTCAATAAGTTCTATGCTTAATTGGTTACAGGTTTGTAATTTTACAACAGAAACAGAAATGACATCATGTCTCGTTTCCTTGCGTTATTTAACAGCTACAAGTGCTCGTACACGTATAGGTGACATTTTTCAATCTCTCTTACACAACTGAATTCAGTAACATACACTTGGTCCAATTTAGTTGAATATGAAGCGAATGTTGACACTGTATTTGGATGAAATGTCATATGGAAGACCCAGAAGGTCACATTGAATGGTCATTGCAATCATACCTctcaatacaattaaaacaagttttttgttttcaaagtagacaaaaaagtgttttgaGCTGACAGCAGGCTCAATGTCTGAACAGTAATTAATTGGTAACTTTAATGTGggtataattatgtacattaaCATTACATTGTTTTCTATTGTGGTCtgcattaataaaatatcatggCATTTAAAACAAAGGTTCCATACACGTCAATCCATTGGCTTCCTTGTAAATcccaaatattatttatgtatattcataaaatgtctgagatgttaaaaacaaataccCAATCCATTGGCTTTCTACTAAACCCAaacatatatcatgtatatttataaaatgtcttacttgttaaaaataaatacccaaTCCATTGGCTTTCTACTAAACCcaaatatttatcatgtatatttataaaatatctgacttgttaaaaataaataccaacaATTTCTTACTTAGAATGAACACAACTGAAGCACTGTTGTTTCTATGTGACAAAATGGATCCGTTccaaattgacaaaaaaagtaTAACATGATGGTTGGTTCTGAGTCTTGAGTAAAAATAGTGCGAGAAAATCTTGTAACTTCTTTGTATGGTAAAATTGCCCCATTTTGCATATCTTCTGCAACCTGTTCAGGGCAAAAATAGGAGAGAAAATTTCACATCATGATCGAAGATCAATTTCTCActaattgtttttgtaattagCTTCGCATTGTTATAGATCACATAGTCTTGTCAACGTAAGAGGCAATTTACTAGGATTAATTTCTCATTTTATATGGATGTGAATTCAGCGTGAGCGCGAACCTGTTTTTGTGATTAAGGCTTTTTTGATTACCCTAATTTGCATTATCCCCTTCTTAGCTGTTATTTCCATAATTATAGCGTCTGATTGTGATGTTTTTTACGAACATTTATTGTCATCTATGTGTCTTCGGTATTGTCCTATCCTGAAAGATGGTGCCcgggggcggatccaggaattaaATATGTGGGTAGCATACTTTAGGGGTGCTTCCccaaaaaaacatgaaataggCTCTAAAAATGGCAAGGGGTGTTTTGAGAGCCCTCCTCAAGGATATGTTGTGTTAATTTTAGTcttaaatggtgcatttttgtGTGATTTATACATAGCTATGCATAAATTTTCTATCATAATGATCAAATGTTCACTTGGACAATTTCAGCAGAGGGGGGTACGGGTTGGGCGTGGGAGGGGGTGGCTTGTAAGTCGGGTGCTCACACCCTGGATCTGCTAGTGGTGTTTGATTTGTGAATTTTTCTTATACTAATATGTCATAAACATGCAAACATCCAcagaacaaaaatatgaaaatatacattgttttGTCCTCATTCATAAAGCTATTAAGACACATAATTATTCCCGAATGTGGAAATGAAATCTCCAATTTTgggtttgaaaataaaatcaaaagatttaaaaaaaaaatggtttgcaAACCTTTGCGTGCAGGGACGTATTGGAAGTTTCACCTGCGCGCGCAATTATCTAGTATGTTGAACGTTCAATAACTATAAAAGCATAAGTCAAATCATCACCAATTCTAGcgagaatgtgtatgggcataaaatctcggacaagtttgataatcaACCTTACTGCTTAAGCCACTCAAAAGTTATTGCTCTTGTTACTCAGGAGTTATTCCCCTTTAGTTAAAGAAATATCCTAAATTGGTCTTGTCAGAAGttactttagaagcctttgtccaatcaacaccaaatttggtcagaatgtgcaTTTGCATAATATCTTACACAAGTTTGATAATCAACTATATTCCTCAAGTCACTTAAGAGTTaatgccctttaattatagaaattacccgAAATCTGATTGTCTGATCATTTACTGAAAAACCTTTGTCCAATTAtcatcaaatttggtcagaatgtttatcaGCATTATATCTTGGACAAGGTTGATAACGGGCAATTTCGCTCTTTGTAAACCTTACCTAATATCGAGATCTTGTCGGATCTTGGTCAGGTTGGATAACCTGCCATGAGTTATGACCCTAGGACAGGCATATTTTCTGACAGTTGGAGCATTCGGTTCCTGGCCCTATTTCCAATACAGTGGAGAAAAAATCACTGCTATTGAAATTACAAAGACAACTGCAGTGCCTGAAAAATAAACTCTTACCATGTTTATAAGCACATTAAGGTTCATTTGAAGGAGCGCTACACTGAGAGGCACCAACATACTTTACACacattgttttaactttattatcTGAAATATAAGACATTTTGGTTAACTCTAAGATTTAATACAGAAAACTGGTGAGCATGTTCATCCTTTGGAATTAGCAAGTAATATTACCTTAGTCATCGGTCATGGAACTTTGATATGGTAGAAGAATCTATGGTACATTTGTAGTTTGTCTATGTCTCGTTCAAAAGAACAATTTAGGCATTGTGAAATCTTTGGCGCAATTGTCCTCTTTGGTgtgcaaaaacatttaacatgcGTCATAACTCATAAATCATACAAgatattaaaattcattttaaacgtCATTCGCATGTAGCCAGAGACATTAAGCACATGTacacaaggcccataactctggctgtaataattgttgagttatgcctctTGTTCAACTGAAAAACAATAGACGTGTGCTGGCGCTTACTCTGCATGATCTTGTTTATCACAATAGTTCTAAAATGTCTTTGGATGAATAAATAAGAATTAACAAGTTCTTTAAAACTGTGACAAGTTCATCCTTTGATATTAAAGTGTAAATTGTAACCTCGGTCATCAAATTTTTGACTTTTCTAGAAGGTTCTGAGGTTGCAGTAGAAATGAAATAAGCTCTCAATGTGTTTATATGTACTGGAAACTGTGAAtgacataatattattttcatcagTCTAATATTGCATGTTGATTTACATTTTTGGTATCGTATGAAAAGAGAATAATGctgataatttattataattgttaaagATGAAAGTTTTGTTATTGACCATTATTCACAAGAGCTAGGGGCAGAAATAGTAAATTCTCAACTTTGCAGCAGCTGTCTGTGACTTGTGGATCATGATGTGAGCATGGCGGCTACAGGCAGCCATGATAACTGCTTCATGGTTGAAATAAACTTAATCACAATCTGTCAGCTTTTctgtctatttttaaattatacatacatgaactTGTTCATTTTCAGAGTTTccaaaatttgtcaaaataaagCATCGTAATTTTCTCCTCACTCATAGAAGGGGGATGTTAAATAGTTTCACCTGTGGTAtgttgtccaatcaataactttagcTTTTGTACAATCCTTctcaaatttggtcaaaatctGTATGCACATTTTGttaaccagccatattgctcTAGTGGCTTGAGAGCTGTTGGCCTTTTATTATAGATTTTACCTATAATCGCTCTGTCAAATCAATCCCTTCAGAAGACtctgtccaatcatcaccaaatttggtctgaatgtgtatgggcataatatcttcGACAATTTAGTTATCCATGAATAATTCATCGGAGAGTAATAGCTCTTTAATTGTAGAAAGTACCTCAAATCAGTCTTGTCAGATCAGTAACTTCAGAAACAATCGTCACCAAATTTGATCAGAATGTGACATAATATCTTGGAGAAGTTCGATAATTGGCCTTAAGTCTTGAGAgcaattttactttatttttaagaaatttccTAAAATCATTCTTGTCCAATCTCTCTCAGGTTTGATAATCAGCCATGAGTTATGGGACATTTCAACGAAAGTAAGGCTGAGAGAAACCAACACATGTTGCACACATTGTTTATACCTTACTTTCTAATGAAATATATTCTAATCTTGTTAACACTAAgctcaatgcaataaatgatacTTGTTAACATTGcattgtggtggtggttgtttTCTACATTGTGGTAGTGGTCGTTTTCACCATTGTGGTGGTGGTCATTTTCTGCATTGTGGTGGTGGTCATTTTCTGCATTGTGGTGGTGATCAATTTCACCATTGTGGTGGTGGTCATTTTCTGCATTGTGGTGGTGGTCATTTTCTGCATTGTGGTGGTGGTCATTTTCTACATTGTGGTGGTGGTCATTTTCTACATTGTGGTGGTGGTCATTTTCTACATTGTGGTGGTGGTCATTTTCTACATTGTGGTGGTGGTCATTTTCTACATTGTGGTGGTGGTCATTTTCTACATTGTGGAGGCTGTCATTTTCACCATTGTGGAGGCTGTCATTTTCTGCATTGTGGTGGCTGTCATTTTCTACATTGTTGTGGCGGTCATTTTTTACATTGTGGTGGCATTCATTTTCCCCATTGAGGTGGCTgtcattttctacatttttgtgGCGGTCATTTTCTACATTGTGGAGGCGGTCATTTTCTACATTGTGGAGGCTGTCATTTTCTACATTGTGGAGGCTGTCATTTTCTACATTGTGGATTGCAGTCATTTTCTGCATTGTGGTGGTGGTCATTTTCTACATTGTGGAGGCTGTCATTTTCTACATTGTGGAGACTGTCATTTTCTACATTGTGTAGGCTGTCTTTTTTGCGTTGTGGAGGCAGTCATTTTCTACATTGTGGAGGCTGTCATTTTCTACATTGTGGTGGCTGTCATTTTCTACATTGTGGAGGCTGTCATTTTCTACATTTTGGTGGCAGTCATTTTCTGCGTTGTGGAGGCCATCATTTTCTACATTGTGGGGCTGTCATTTTCTGCATTGTGGAGGCTGTCATTTTCTACATTTTGGTGGAGGTCATTTTTTGCATTGTGGATTGCAGTCATTTTCTGCATTGTGGAGGCTGTCATTT contains:
- the LOC128244194 gene encoding histidine-rich glycoprotein-like, encoding MTAIHNVENDSLHNVENDSLHNVENDRLHNVENDRHKNVENDSHLNGENECHHNVKNDRHNNVENDSHHNAENDSLHNGENDSLHNVENDHHHNVENDHHHNVENDHHHNVENDHHHNVENDHHHNVENDHHHNAENDHHHNAENDHHHNGEIDHHHNAENDHHHNAENDHHHNGENDHYHNGVIQGFNDVVVVEMVVVVVVVMGVLVLVVMVVVMVVVVIGVVVMGKVVMGNGGNGEWW